One window from the genome of Magnolia sinica isolate HGM2019 chromosome 4, MsV1, whole genome shotgun sequence encodes:
- the LOC131243467 gene encoding ricin B-like lectin EULS3, protein MGTLRIFSKSNPGYSLTVREGMVVMAETDKTDPRQHWIKDETYSTRVQKATGLRAFSLINKATNLALKHPISGNFPVQLCSHNSSILDESLLWMNNVSAGDGFTHIRMINNNNQNLDAFLVTGSMVDGTVVGLWPASNADNQKWQIVPY, encoded by the exons ATGGGGACCCTTAGAATTTTCAGCAAATCAAACCCAGGTTACTCACTTACTGTAAGAGAAGGGATGGTTGTTATGGCGGAGACCGATAAAACTGACCCTCGCCAG CACTGGATAAAGGACGAGACATACAGTACGAGGGTGCAGAAAGCAACAGGCTTACGTGCCTTTTCTCTCATCAATAAAGCCACTAATCTGGCCTTAAAGCATCCCATCAGTGGTAACTTCCCT GTTCAGCTCTGCTCACACAACTCATCTATTCTTGACGAATCACTTCTGTGGATGAACAACGTGAGCGCAGGTGATGGCTTCACACATATAAGGATGATAAACAACAACAACCAGAACTTGGATGCTTTCCTTGTAACTGGATCAATGGTAGACGGCACCGTTGTTGGGCTTTGGCCGGCGAGCAATGCAGATAACCAGAAGTGGCAAATCGTTCCTTATT GA